DNA sequence from the Vanrija pseudolonga chromosome 7, complete sequence genome:
AGGGactcgccgacacgcccgagGCCCGCACGCTCACcgatgccgagctggacAAATTCGCCGGCGGATCAAAGTACCTCGGCGGTAACTCGCGCGCCCGCGGAGTGCACAGCCGTGCAATCGGTTGGAAGCCGACCCACGGGCTGGACGACTTCCTCAAGGAGATTGCCGTTGACGTCGACTGGACCCTCTCGCACGACCGTGGCAAGGGCACCGACGGTAACTGGGTGTTTGGGCCTGGGCCggtgcgtgtcggcgacggctggCGCATGCCCGAGGGTGACATTCGTATGAAGTAGCGCGATGATGCCACACAACACTGCCTGCATCCGATACATATACATAGGTCGCCGTGCCGCCTAGCCCCGCATGAGCTTGTTCAGCTCGTTGCCATTAGCCgcgtcggccagcgcggcaaagttgccctccttgagcaGGGCCGTTGCGCGCATAGTCGCGCCCCAGGCAACACGCGCAAGAGCACCGCCAATACtgacgcggcgcacgccgaggcgcgcgatcTCGCTCAGTGCCGACGAGTTGGCGCCAGCGAGGAAGTTGACGGGCttgggcgcgacggcggcaacgacggcggtgaTGTGCTCTGGCTTTGTGATGCCGGGAGCGTACAGGCAGTCCGCCCCGGCCGCAGCGTACGCCTTGAGGCGCGCGATCGTGTCGTCGATGTCCGCGCGGTTGACGATGAAGTTCTCCgcccggccgacgaggatcACGTCGTGTCCTGACGCATCGATGGCCTTGCGTGCCGCGGCGATGCGCTCGACGGATTCCTTGATGGAGCGGagcggctcggcgtgcgccgcccGGTCCGTGGGGGACGAGTATGCGTCCTCGATCGAGATGCCCGCGACGCCCGTCTCGATGGCGGCCGCAACgctcgcctcgacctcggcggcggtgtcgccgAAGCCGTCGACAAAGTCCGCGTTGACGGGCAGCGTCGTGGCGTTgaccagctcgcgcaggtGGCGCAGCGTGTCGTCAAGGCTGAGCGCGCTGTCCTCCGTCGCCTGCGTCCATGCGAAccccgaggacgtcgaggcgatgGCGTCAAAGCCCGCCGACTCGAGGTATCTAGCGCTGCCCGCGTCCCATGCGTTAGGAAGCAGGAAGCACCCCGTCTCGTGCAGCTGGCggaagcgcgcgcggcgctcggcgatggcggcgggggttggGGCTGGCATTGTTGTGTGTCGATGGGTTGTGGGGATGCGATGGAGATGTCGGCTTGGCAGCGGCTCTTATACGTGCCGACAGGATCCGAGTCACCCACTTTGATAGCAACGCTTGCTCCGACGTCATCGTAGCCGAGCGCAAGCCGAGAGATCGCATGCCGCGGTGAGCGGCACTATCAAGCCACTCCTACCCAACTACCTTTCCTCTTCATCCCAATACCCCATAACATGCGGACGCGACATGCGTACCGACGCCTCCGCCATGCTCCGAGGTGCGGAGCTCTCGTCAGCTGACCACATCCCTCGGCGTCTGTCCTGATCGGCGACATCCGGTGTCGGCGTATAACCAccgagcagcggcgcacaTCCGCCGATCAGGTCGTTGCTGACCAAGCCATCGCGAGTGTGTCCTGCCGCCAACTCGCAACTCACCGATCAGAACCGCGTGGAACGAACACGCTTCAAGGCGGGCCTGAGATCGCGTCGACCGGGCTGGCTCGGCCACCTTCTTCATTCTTGGGGGAGCCAGAGATGTGGTCTGGCAGATGCGATCTCGCTTGCGGCTCCTCCCGGCCTCGTGCAGCCTCAGATCGGACTGCGTTCATGCTTGGGCCAGTAGAGCATCTACGAGGCCGCAAAGTCTAGCACTCGAGAACAAAAGTCAGGTTCGCCCAGGACGTCTTGCCACGCGCCGATGTCTCACAAACATGTCTCAGAAGTCGACAATGTTTGGGTCAACGTCCCTGCTGCTCCTTCCATCTTTCCGTCTTCCATCTTTCCATCCTCTCATCCTTCCATTCATCCATCATCCACTCAACACCAACCCATTCCTCTTAACATACATAGCTGACTCTATCGGCACGACAAGGAATATCAGGTGGGTGGCAATCTCGTCTCCCGAATGCTTTGTGTGTCCGACGGGGTAGCAGAGCTCGCACCTGAAGcagcggccttcttctgcgGTCTCCCTCTGATCGTGTGGGATTCTATTCGAATCCCTTAACGTCTGCTCTCAGAGCGGGCTCTGCACGCGCACACCGTTGGGCAGGCTGGGGTAGGCGACAGGAGGACGGCGTGCATCAGCCATCCGGAGCACAgggcacgcgctcggccttgtTCTGTGGTATCCCTCTCATCGTATGTGACTTCGGTCCTTAACGAGCGGTGCCCTGCGCAGCGACGATGGATGGCGTGCCAGGTCGTATTGACCGTTCCCGGCCGACTCGTCCAGAGGCGCCTCGGCACAGAGCAGTGCTTGTCATtgctcgcggctcgcgccaGTGTCGGGGCTTGCGGTGATGGGGATAAAAAGCACAAGTGGTGCACCGGGCCTTGTTGTCGTCTATGCTCAGCTCGAAGCTTCGGGAGACAGATACCACGGGGATCATTCTGACCCAACCCCCCACAGGACTTTGACGACGGTTTCATTACGCGATGTTGCCTCTGGGCGAGATGCGCGACATTGCCGCAGCTACCTAGCTCCCTCTCCATCTGCTGGAAACCACACCCGTCTCAGGCTGAATATCCACTCTCCGCGCTGGATAGCCTCGTATCTGCGTACCTCATTGGGCGAGTTTATGCGCGCCACATCGAACGGACCATGCTCCGTCACAAAAGGGAGGAAATACAGCCCGGAGGGTGTGAGGACGAAGCGCTCGAGACGCacaccgagggcgaggagcactTCTTCCGGGACCTCGTTGACCAGGGCTCGGCAGCGCAGTGTGCCGAGGGGAGACGCGCGTGCCAGCGCCGTACCACTACGTGGTTTCCACGGCACCAACCAGTCCGGGAGACGGGGCAGGCGCTCCATGTCGAATAGGAGCGTGCGGTCGATCTGGGATCGGTCAGCAGGCCCAAGTCGCGGCGTACCCACACTCTGGCATACGAGCCGCGTGCCGCACACTGCCCAGTGATACCCGCGGCTCGAGCCCTTGTCGATCGGGCGCGGGGTGGCGAGGATGAccgtgcgctcggcgatgaAGGCTgcacgccgggcgggcgggagTGTCTCGGCGAACGCGAAGACGTCGGCGTAGTCCTGGATGATGAAGGCCGAGCCCGTGCTACGGAACAGGCAGAGGGCGGTGCCGCACACCTGCAGGCTGGCGGTTAGTTGGTCGGTCTTgccgcgccactcacccgcTGAAGCCTGGACGGCCGCGCTCCCGGTCGTTCAGCAGCACAGTATAGAGGTTGTAGCGCTTCTTGTTATCCGCGCGCACGGGGTCTACTCGCAGGTCGAGAATCCCGCCGTTTCGCTCCATCTCCTCCACGAGCGCGGGTTCAACGAGGTCATCAAACTGCTGCCCCGTGACTGAGACCCAGAAGATGGGCGACACGCCCGcctgcagcgccgcctccAGGTCGACGTTGAGGGCGGTCATGAACCCGCTGGGGGTGGATGCGCCCCGGGCACGAGAATACACGTGTACTGCTGCATCCGTGTTGCGGCCCAAGTCGTCGGGCACCCAAACCTGGAAGACATAgttgttgtcgaggacgaggcgctgaGAACGTCAGGCCCGGCGGCTAGCTGGCAAACGACTCACGCATCCACTTGTGGCGAACTTGTGCGGCTCCCCAGCCATGGTTTCAACGGCTCCCTCTCGCGTGGGGTCACAAGTCGACGCAAGCAGCGTCACctgcaggccgaggacgaagtGGTCGCCGTGGCGAGAAAGGAACGTGTAGTGCGCTGCGGcgatctcgagctcgcccacgccgctgtCGGGGACGGAGACGTGTATGCTGtacggcgacgcgacgcgcatGCCATACGGCCCCTgctcgggggcggcggggaagatggcgaggcggcgaaAGCCGGCATATATCCCCTCCGGGGCATATGTCGCCTGTGGTGGCGGGTTTGTCTGCATGCCCGCAAGCGCGGGCCACTCGGTCGCGTCGTacacgcgctcgcgggcgccAAAGTCCTCCCACACGCCGGCGGACACCCAGAGCTCGACGTACCACGGGTAGAGGACGTAGTTGTCCGGCGCCTCGCAGCTTGCCACGCGGGCCTGGTACACCCCGATGCTGGGCGAGAAAGTAACCGTCGTCCTGGGggtgtcggcgcgctcggcgacgcgcacgcccgcGCCACTTGGCCCCGGCTCGACAAGCACGTACGGCATCTCCATTTGCGCCTGGTTAACGCGTCGCGAGCCGCTTACGTCGAGAACGTACACGCCGCCGTTGGGCCCGGGGGTCAGAGCCGAGTGGTATGTCAGGCTGTTGTCCTCGAGCAGTGATGTGACTGGCTTGCCGGCCGCCCACGCGCGTGAGGACGCGAGGTACTCGTCGCCTGCGGTCGGGTCAGCGGCGCCATGAACCGACTCGCTCACACAGCTGCTTCCAGTCGATGCCAGCGTTTCCTTGCTCGCGAAGTACCTTGTCACCGATGTAGTGTTTGCGCCGCGTCCCGGCATCGACCCCTTCGTAGCTGAGGTACGGCAGCTTGTAGATGTGCTTTTGCTCCGCCGCCTtgcgccacctcgtcgaaACGCCCCGCGagcgcacgagctcggcgagggagaggtGAGACAGGATGTCGCCGAAGATGTAGGCGTCGAGAACGGCTGCGGGGTCTGGCATCGCGGATGTGGTGATTGTGAGATGTGCGAGGACGCTACGAACGTAAGTGCATCATCCATCGGTGGGCGGCTTGGCGGGCAACAATGACCGTcaccgcgacgtcgtgccTCTGTGTCAACAGGCcatgccgagctcggcgagccgaCCAAGCTGCAAACAACTGTATTGTACATGCATGCTCCTTACAACACACACCGAGTCCAGCATCTGGGGTCCCACGCCACGACTGCGTCTGATATTCTCTGCAAGTTGgccagcgcctgctcgagatCTGGCGGGTCGACGCGGGTCGTCTCGAGGTAAGCCGAGCCACACGAGTTGATGTAGCTGAGTCGGTGCGCCTGGGCGTCAGCTTTCGAACCACCTTGCAAGCTCACCAGTCCCGTGCCCTGTATGTGCAGTGCGCGCACCGTGGCCGTAGCGACCACCTGCGCGGCATTGTCGAGTATCTCGAGCGGCCAGCGGAGGTACTTGCCCCCATCGAGCTTGGTCACGTCGATGCCGTGCCGGGCTGCCATGTGACAGATGTGCGCCGCGACCCActggtgcgcgacgaggatcTCGATCCAGCGCGCCTCGTCGAACAGGCTCAGCGCGGGGCGGATCTCGGCAAACGTCTTGGGGCAgatggccgccgtcgcgcctTCGAGCTTGTGCGCGTACCGCACAATGTCGGACGGCGAGAGATGGCAGTCGCTCGCGACGCACTCGTCACGCGCGCACCGGCAAAAGTCGGGCGTCACGATGTGGTAGATGTTGGTCAGAACCGCGAGGTGCCAGAGCTCGTCGGTGCGCGGGTCACCGATCGAGACCGTCTCGGGTgactcgacgaggtcggcgatgCTGGGGAGTAATGGCGCCTGGCCCCAGTACACCACCTCGCTGTGTCCAAGCCGCAGCTCGCACACGCTGGGAGTTAGTTCCACCCTAGAACGCAGCCCACTTACACATTGCGCACGAGAATGAAGCAGTAGATGGCGATTGTCCGCGTGCGCTCCTCACCCCCCATGTTGACGTACGTGCTCTTGCGGTGGAGGCCCATCGatcgcgcgagctgcgccgctTCGGCGATACGGAAGTggcccgcctcctcgccgtacAGGATGGAGAAGAACAGCGCGAGGCAGTACGTCGTGATGACCTGCTCCAGCTTCGAGTTCTTCCCCAGCGGCCGAACGTAGTGCCGCGCaatgacctcggcgacgaccttgtccctgcgcgcgcggaaCCCCTCGCTCTTGTCGCTGCAGATGACGTCGGAGATGAACGCCATCGTGAGCGCgcagagcgcgagcagcatgATCCCGAAGACGCCGGTGGGGTCGTTGAACGGCTCACCGGAGCGTATGCGCGCCAGGAACCACGCCTTGTCCATGAACGGGTAGCAGGGGTGGATGTGCGCAAAGTACGTCGCGACGAGGGTGTACACGTCTTCCTGGGTCAGTACGGCGGAGAAGGACCACACGGTGGCGGGTGGTAGGGTGAGCGGGGAGACCATGTCCAGTTGTagtgacgaggacgaggcggaggaggcggcgaacgaggacgacgccgagctggtggAAGGCGTGTCCGTCAGAGGAACAGGAAGGCTGAAGGCTTGGAGGGCTGCGAGGATGCCCAGTGAGCTGTGGGTATGGGGGACGAGCTGCACTGTCAGCCACTGTCATCAACCACCTAGCTCACTGCCGTGTCGGTCGCCTCAACACCCACgcccccttcctcctcctcttgcTGCCGCTTCAGCCGCTCAACAACCTTGCCCTTCGGCCCGCGCTTCTTCAGCTTGTTGGCATAGGTACACCGCAGCTCGGAGCGCGTACACAGAGAGCATGGCAAGCCGCGATCACACTAGCGGCGAGGTCAGCTACGACTTCATGGAGACCAACCTTCTTTCGCCGCGCCTGGCACTGGTCGCAGGACTGTTTTGGCGGGCGGGCCGTTCGGCTCACCGACGcctggcgcgagcggggtCGGGGATCCAtcgcgtgcgtgcgtgggtACGTGCGGGGCCGGCCGGGCGTGCGGGGTCGCGCTGTTATCGCGAGGTGTGCATTGACAAGATGGCCTAGGAGGGAGGGGGCTGGGAAGCGAAGTAAAGTGCAGTGGAGACATCGAGGATGTATCGCGGGGTCGACGCGGTTAAGCGCGGACAAATGGCGGGGAAATGGCGCTTGCAGGGTTAACGAGGTGGCGACGAACGTGCAGCCACGCGCGGGGAGTAGTCGCCACACACCCCTACAGGCATAAAGCGCACGCGACATGCATCGTGTGAGCAGCATAGACGCAACATGGTAGCTCCGAagcttgacctcgacgagatccTCGCTTTCACgatcggcctcgcgcgcgaggtgggtgcgggGTGTTCGGGGCTGGCTGACGACAACAGGCCGGGGACATGATCCTCAAGGGCCAGGCGAGGCGCTTCGCGACTggcgccgagatcgacaCGAAGGCGAACGAGGTGGACGTGAGTTGACGCTGGTGGCAGTAGCTGATTCCAGCTCGtgaccgaggtcgacaaggccgtcgaggcatTCATCTTTGCGCGCATCAGCGCGGCGTACCCTTCCCACTCTTTGTGCGCTGCCCGTCGGACAAGCTGACAccagcgtcggcgaggagacgTACGCCGGCGAGAGGATCACCAACGAGCCGACCTGGATTGGTGCGTGTTGCGTctgcgagcgagctgacgccagtcgAGTGAGCTTGCATCCTGGTGGGGGCGCTGACGGAAGCCCGATCGACGGCACGACCAACTTTGTATGATGCCCAACGACCGCGCTGACAGTAGATCCACGGGTATCCCCTCGTGGCGACCTCTATCGGGCTGGCGGTCAACGGCGTGCCCGTCCTCGGGGTGATCTACAACCCGTTCCTCGACCAACTGGTGCGTGCCCCTCTTGCCTCTAACTGACGGTAGtacaccgccgccaagggccgcggcgcgtggctgAACGGCAAGATCCGCCTCCCGATCTCGGGCAAGCCGCGTCCTCTGGACCTCGCGAGCGCGCTGATCTCAGTGGACATCGGCAACTCGCgcgcggaggacgagctcgtctcCCGCCTGGGCACGTTCAAGACCCTCTCTAGCCGCGCAGCGGACGGGGGCAAGATGGTCCACTCGCTGCGCAGCGTCGGGTGTACGAGCCTCAacctctgcctcgtcgccagcggGGGGCAGGACAtgtgcgtggcgtggcggcgttGCGCT
Encoded proteins:
- the BBta_4901 gene encoding Oxaloacetate decarboxylase; its protein translation is MPAPTPAAIAERRARFRQLHETGCFLLPNAWDAGSARYLESAGFDAIASTSSGFAWTQATEDSALSLDDTLRHLRELVNATTLPVNADFVDGFGDTAAEVEASVAAAIETGVAGISIEDAYSSPTDRAAHAEPLRSIKESVERIAAARKAIDASGHDVILVGRAENFIVNRADIDDTIARLKAYAAAGADCLYAPGITKPEHITAVVAAVAPKPVNFLAGANSSALSEIARLGVRRVSIGGALARVAWGATMRATALLKEGNFAALADAANGNELNKLMRG
- the MAL63_1 gene encoding Maltose fermentation regulatory protein MAL63 is translated as MDPRPRSRQASVSRTARPPKQSCDQCQARRKKCDRGLPCSLCTRSELRCTYANKLKKRGPKGKVVERLKRQQEEEEGGVGVEATDTALVPHTHSSLGILAALQAFSLPVPLTDTPSTSSASSSFAASSASSSSLQLDMVSPLTLPPATVWSFSAVLTQEDVYTLVATYFAHIHPCYPFMDKAWFLARIRSGEPFNDPTGVFGIMLLALCALTMAFISDVICSDKSEGFRARRDKVVAEVIARHYVRPLGKNSKLEQVITTYCLALFFSILYGEEAGHFRIAEAAQLARSMGLHRKSTYVNMGGEERTRTIAIYCFILVRNVVCELRLGHSEVVYWGQAPLLPSIADLVESPETVSIGDPRTDELWHLAVLTNIYHIVTPDFCRCARDECVASDCHLSPSDIVRYAHKLEGATAAICPKTFAEIRPALSLFDEARWIEILVAHQWVAAHICHMAARHGIDVTKLDGGKYLRWPLEILDNAAQVVATATVRALHIQGTGLAHRLSYINSCGSAYLETTRVDPPDLEQALANLQRISDAVVAWDPRCWTRCVL
- the INM2 gene encoding Inositol monophosphatase 2, giving the protein MVAPKLDLDEILAFTIGLAREAGDMILKGQARRFATGAEIDTKANEVDLVTEVDKAVEAFIFARISAAYPSHSFVGEETYAGERITNEPTWIGAPIDGTTNFIHGYPLVATSIGLAVNGVPVLGVIYNPFLDQLYTAAKGRGAWLNGKIRLPISGKPRPLDLASALISVDIGNSRAEDELVSRLGTFKTLSSRAADGGKMVHSLRSVGCTSLNLCLVASGGQDIRHWEIGGWPWDVCAGMAILAEAGGVTFGGKDSDLSGDVDAALLVGRRFLFVRAVPGLGEARLLAQRCLAKEFYDTTEHIEV